TTCATCGGGTGTAGTATATAAGGATTAAAAGCTAATGCAAATTCTCCAATATATCTCGCTCCCTCATCCGTATCAAGAATTCGATTCATTCGCTCTGTATCATTTGCATATGCCTCTATTATTTTCCCCTGTTTAACATGTAACTTTACATTTTGAAACGCATAACCTTGTTGAACAGATACTGTGTTAAACGTTATTACTCCATTTACAGAATCTTTAACAGGTGCTGTATATATTTCGCCATCCGGGATATTATCCGTACCATCCCCCTTTAAAACACCTATTCCTTCAATAGAAAACTCCAAATCCGTTCCTTCTCCAATAATCCTCACTCGTTTTGTCTTTTCCATTAATTCTTTTAATGGCTCCATTGCTTTCGACATTTTCTTGTAATCTAACGTACATACATCATAATAAAATTTTTCATAAGCCTCCGTGCTCATATTTGCTTCTTGCGCAGAAGCCGCATTCGGAATGCGAGTTGTCACCCATCTCGTTTTATACACTGCTTCACTATGTGCTTTTCCAAATATCTTTTGATATAACTTCATTTTTTCTGCCGGTACATCTGCTAATTCATATGCATTTCTAGGACTACGGAGATTAATATAAACTTGCATTTTACTTAATCGATAACTCTCCCAATCTGCAAATAACTTAAATTGTTCTTCAGATCCTGATAGAATTAATTGCCTTGTAACAGAAACATCGCGCATTGATACATGCGCATATCCCCCTGCTTTTTCCACAGACTTAATAATTTCACGAACTACTGCGGGATCTATTTCAGTAACACTTTGAATTAACACATGATCACCAGGCTGCACTTTAGTCGAATGATTGACTAGTACATCCGCTAATTTCGATAGTTCTCGCTTCATTACGCTCTCGTCCCTTCACTATCGTTTCAATAGCTTAATAAAAAATAAAAGGCTCTTTTCGTAAAGATTGTTGCTTATAATTAAAATAAAGGTTAATTTTCTTAATACGGTATAGTATTTACAGCAGATTATTCAGCAAACGGGCAGGATTGTGAAAGTATTGAGTTCGAGATATCTTCCTCAAAACCATTACTATAATAAAAGGATGACAAAATTTTTATGGTTAGTATGATAATTTGGAAACAGAAGTCAACTTAATCTATGAAAACCTTATCTGAGGAGTGATGTAGGTGAAACAAAATATTTACGATAATCCGAATTTCTTCAAAAACTACACAGCATTGCGTGAAAGTGGAATAAACGCTAATGACTTCATAGAACAGCCAGCAATCAAATCATTAATTCTGTGTTTGAAAGGAAAATCGGTATTAGACTTGGGTTGCGGTGATGGTCATTTTTCAAAGTATTGTATAGAAAATGGTGCAAAAAACGTAATAGGTGTAGACATATCCAAAAATATGATTGAACGTGCTAAAAAGTTAAATCAGGATGATAACATAGAATTTATGTGTCTTCCTATGGAGGATATGGGACTAACCAATCAAAAGTTCGACCTGATTATAAGTTCCCTCTCTATACATTACATTGAAAATTACTCGGCAATGATTCAAAAGATTAATGAACTATTAAAAAGCAGTGGTGAATTTATCTTTTCAACCGAACATCCAATAGCAACAGCTCGCAAAGGAAGCAACCATTGGATAAAAACTGAGGATGGTAATACATCACACTGGGCATTAGATAATTATCAAGAAGAAGGAATCAGAGTACACAACTGGTTTGTTGACGATAGTGTGGTTATTTATCATAGAACTGTTGCCACATTAATAAATACTTTGATTGAACACGGGCTTTCGCTGGATAAAATAATCGAACCACAATCAACTTTGGCAGGGATAGAGAAAATGCCAGATTTAATAAACGAATCGCGAAGTCCATCTTTTATTATAATCAAGTCAAAAAAAACAAAATAATATTTAAAAATATCTACCGCAATCTGGGAGCTTTTATTGAATTACAAAAACAGCCGTTTCACTAAGGAATGGCTGTTTTTTATACTTCACGCAGAAAATTCACAGTGATTTGATTAGAATTTTGACAGGCACTAAGTAGTATTTGATTTATCTGTTCTTTTTCCGCCAATTTTTTGCTTTGTTGAAGAAAGTTGAACCAATAAAGGTAATTGTCCAAGTATTTGGTTGCTACTCCTTGAAACCTATTCATCCACCCTTTTAATCGCTTGTGATAGTTGTTGACGTTTTGGAGATGGTAGATGCCCTTTTTTACATATCCTTCTTTGCTTAGATTAATAGGTTCGTGTTTCAGAGCTTTAATTAGAGCAAATTTCTTGTAGTTCGTTGCTGTGTCTGTGCATAGCAACGAAGAAGGGTCAATGTAGCATCCGATAACCGCATCAATTTCTTCA
This Bacillus mycoides DNA region includes the following protein-coding sequences:
- a CDS encoding aminopeptidase, with the translated sequence MKRELSKLADVLVNHSTKVQPGDHVLIQSVTEIDPAVVREIIKSVEKAGGYAHVSMRDVSVTRQLILSGSEEQFKLFADWESYRLSKMQVYINLRSPRNAYELADVPAEKMKLYQKIFGKAHSEAVYKTRWVTTRIPNAASAQEANMSTEAYEKFYYDVCTLDYKKMSKAMEPLKELMEKTKRVRIIGEGTDLEFSIEGIGVLKGDGTDNIPDGEIYTAPVKDSVNGVITFNTVSVQQGYAFQNVKLHVKQGKIIEAYANDTERMNRILDTDEGARYIGEFALAFNPYILHPMNNTLFDEKINGSFHLAIGDPLQGADNGNKSAIHWDLVNIQRPEYGGGEIWFDDVLIRKDGRFILSELFGLNEENLKR
- a CDS encoding class I SAM-dependent methyltransferase, with the protein product MKQNIYDNPNFFKNYTALRESGINANDFIEQPAIKSLILCLKGKSVLDLGCGDGHFSKYCIENGAKNVIGVDISKNMIERAKKLNQDDNIEFMCLPMEDMGLTNQKFDLIISSLSIHYIENYSAMIQKINELLKSSGEFIFSTEHPIATARKGSNHWIKTEDGNTSHWALDNYQEEGIRVHNWFVDDSVVIYHRTVATLINTLIEHGLSLDKIIEPQSTLAGIEKMPDLINESRSPSFIIIKSKKTK